The following coding sequences are from one Rubinisphaera margarita window:
- a CDS encoding 2-phosphosulfolactate phosphatase: MPQSLATCLLPQLATPEILANSRVVVIDILRASSTICTALANGSEVVIPCEDVETAHQLKRDAAANPPLLGGERGGVKLPDFDLGNSPREYDEETVSGRSIVFTTTNGTRALHRSVSAAQVAVGCFLNCEAVVDWLESGNQPVVLMCAGTDGHITLEDCLFAGLLADRLVQRNQQLPIDDPTRICLDVYHTAASRLDGTLLQLRSSRGGQNLQNLGMGEDINYCAQVDILDLVPVWDPTANRITPLK, encoded by the coding sequence ATGCCCCAATCTCTCGCGACCTGTCTGCTGCCTCAACTGGCCACTCCCGAAATTCTCGCGAACTCCCGCGTGGTGGTGATCGATATTCTGCGGGCGTCCAGCACGATTTGCACGGCGCTGGCGAACGGCTCCGAAGTGGTGATTCCCTGTGAAGACGTCGAGACGGCTCATCAGCTCAAACGGGACGCGGCGGCCAACCCCCCGCTGCTGGGCGGAGAACGGGGAGGCGTGAAGCTGCCCGATTTCGATCTCGGAAACTCTCCCCGGGAATACGACGAAGAGACGGTCTCGGGGCGTTCGATTGTGTTCACTACGACAAATGGAACCCGCGCTCTGCATCGGAGTGTTTCGGCTGCCCAGGTGGCCGTCGGCTGCTTTCTGAATTGCGAAGCCGTCGTCGACTGGCTGGAGAGTGGGAATCAACCGGTCGTGCTGATGTGTGCCGGCACCGACGGTCATATCACTCTCGAAGACTGCCTGTTCGCCGGTTTGCTGGCCGACCGACTGGTGCAGCGGAATCAGCAACTGCCAATCGACGATCCGACACGGATCTGTCTCGATGTCTATCACACCGCTGCCAGTCGTCTCGATGGAACCCTGCTGCAACTCCGGTCCTCCCGCGGCGGGCAGAACCTGCAGAACCTCGGCATGGGGGAGGACATCAATTACTGCGCCCAGGTCGATATCCTCGACCTCGTCCCGGTCTGGGATCCGACAGCAAACCGCATCACGCCGCTAAAGTGA